In Primulina huaijiensis isolate GDHJ02 chromosome 4, ASM1229523v2, whole genome shotgun sequence, the DNA window AAATGGATCAAAATCCTCTGTCTGCTGAACAGAGAGATTCGGTAGAAGAAGAAGATTGAAGAATACACACTAAACCAGAAGAAAAGTCTGCTTCACTATGCACTAAACAGCTACGCCTTCCGCCGCGAGGTTCCAAAATTCCCGGCGATTGATCGGAGAAACTTCATTTCCGGCCGATACTGCTGACAAAAGGGTGCGACAGAAGCTGCGTCGCGCTCCACCTTTTACTCGAATCCTTCTGTAAACAGCAATCGATGAAATTCCTGAAACTTTCCGATGCACCTTCCGGCAAACTCGGCGGCTCTCCGAAGCATATGGCGCACATCAGCGTCGCCCAGTCGGGTCTCTGCCCCGGCGCCAGGAATGGGAAATGGCCCATGTACAGTTCAAGCAAAGTCAATCCCAGGCTCCATATATCTCCGGCGTACCCGTCGTAGTTCGACCCGTATGTATCCGGGTCGAATCTCTCCGGGCTCATGTATGCGCATGTCCCAACGTACGAATTGCAGGGGTCCAAAGTCCGCTGCATGATTTTGCTCACTCCGAAATCGGAGATCTTCACTTCCATCTTGCTGTCGATTAATATGTTCGAGGGTTTCAGATCACGGTGAATTATTTTATGAGAGTGAAGGTATTCTAGCCCGCTTAGCACCTGGTGGCAGATTTTGGAGATGAGCTGTTCGCTGAGAGAGTCGCCGTTTTTAGCAAGCGCTTCGAGTGTTCCCATGTCTATGTAGTCCATGCAGATGGCGATATCACCGCCGGGGATATCGAACACTCCGTGGCACTTGATGACGTAGGGCGATTCGATGCGGCGTAGGATGGACACCTCTCGCAGGACCTGCCGCCGGAAGGCGGGGTCACTGTCACCGTGGACGACTTTCAGTGCGTAGATTTCGGAGGTGTGCTTGTGGCGTACTTTGTAGACTGTCCCGCCGTTCCCGTGGCCGATGACTTGGAGCTTCTCCAGGTCTACGGCGGAGATAGTGGTGGcggttgttgttgttgttgttgtagtGGAAGTCGTGGTGGAGGGAGGGA includes these proteins:
- the LOC140975683 gene encoding mitogen-activated protein kinase kinase 9-like; the encoded protein is MAVVRERRHLKLRLPLPEPSERRPRFPLPLPPSTTTSTTTTTTTTATTISAVDLEKLQVIGHGNGGTVYKVRHKHTSEIYALKVVHGDSDPAFRRQVLREVSILRRIESPYVIKCHGVFDIPGGDIAICMDYIDMGTLEALAKNGDSLSEQLISKICHQVLSGLEYLHSHKIIHRDLKPSNILIDSKMEVKISDFGVSKIMQRTLDPCNSYVGTCAYMSPERFDPDTYGSNYDGYAGDIWSLGLTLLELYMGHFPFLAPGQRPDWATLMCAICFGEPPSLPEGASESFRNFIDCCLQKDSSKRWSATQLLSHPFVSSIGRK